A part of bacterium genomic DNA contains:
- the dnaG gene encoding DNA primase, with translation MAIPLSVINEVRERTNIAEIISERVQLKRSGRNLTGLCPFHNEKTPSFSVRDEDGYFHCFGCGKSGSVFDFVMETRGFNFAEAVRFLAKRLNIPVPEQSEKVKTTRKEGSMREVMRSAAGVYYQFLVKSPDAAAARDYLTRRGITVDVIRNFGLGYAPRAWDFIREHVKSKEVAGAELEDLLFTVGLRKKSPETSDEAKRAYDAFRDRIIFPISRSDGAVIALGGRVIKSDDAPKYINSPESPIYAKRKALYGLHKALPEMRNTREVFLVEGYFDVISMAVRGFSNTVATCGTSLTEDHVKVLKRFVDRVTLLFDGDQAGRKAAVKSFDLFLNSGLDVQVVFLDQADDPDTLCQRESYEKIRELFAARIKPIEEIFLAELVAGIQGVGSQTRAAEEYVSRVRRVESPVEQEILLKKGATHLDLSYDRLEKLLNSLEAEITSSFSVTEAKPEAAHAKDQVEKRQETPTERQFKALCFELLLAALFDHGTLDKLWGIDQDNRIREIIPERLLSVFDKLLALRLGNAESWLDSASDVSKVEMILRDHSISDEIVLRELRRRLLLGGARINAVLDDIERFAERIHSDRAQGTQADLSPLDYAQQKLISRRKLEESSRINK, from the coding sequence ATGGCCATCCCCCTATCCGTAATTAATGAAGTTCGCGAGCGCACCAATATCGCTGAGATTATTTCCGAGCGTGTGCAGCTTAAGCGCTCAGGCCGAAACTTAACCGGTCTTTGCCCATTTCATAATGAAAAAACTCCTTCGTTCTCAGTGCGGGATGAAGACGGATATTTTCACTGTTTCGGTTGTGGCAAAAGTGGCTCAGTCTTTGACTTCGTCATGGAAACCAGAGGATTTAACTTTGCTGAGGCTGTAAGATTTCTAGCGAAGCGCTTAAATATCCCGGTCCCAGAACAAAGTGAGAAAGTTAAAACCACGCGTAAAGAAGGCTCCATGCGCGAAGTGATGCGTAGCGCAGCTGGAGTTTATTATCAGTTTTTGGTGAAAAGCCCCGACGCAGCAGCAGCCCGCGATTACCTTACGCGACGTGGAATCACAGTAGACGTGATCAGAAATTTTGGTTTGGGTTATGCTCCGCGTGCCTGGGATTTTATTCGTGAGCACGTTAAATCGAAAGAAGTTGCAGGAGCAGAGCTTGAGGACTTACTTTTCACAGTTGGACTGCGTAAAAAAAGCCCTGAAACTAGCGATGAGGCTAAACGCGCCTACGATGCTTTTCGCGACCGCATAATTTTCCCGATTTCAAGAAGTGATGGAGCTGTCATTGCGCTCGGTGGGCGAGTGATTAAGTCTGACGATGCTCCGAAATACATTAATTCACCGGAGAGCCCAATTTATGCAAAGCGTAAAGCGCTCTATGGCTTGCATAAAGCTTTACCTGAAATGCGTAACACTCGAGAAGTCTTTCTCGTCGAAGGTTATTTTGATGTGATTTCTATGGCGGTGCGCGGCTTTAGTAACACAGTTGCAACCTGCGGAACGAGTTTAACAGAAGACCACGTAAAAGTGCTCAAGCGCTTTGTCGACCGCGTAACGCTACTTTTTGATGGTGACCAGGCAGGACGTAAGGCGGCAGTGAAGAGCTTTGATCTCTTCTTAAATTCTGGTCTCGACGTGCAAGTGGTGTTTCTCGATCAAGCTGATGACCCAGATACCCTCTGTCAGCGTGAGAGTTATGAAAAAATTAGAGAACTTTTTGCCGCGCGGATCAAACCAATTGAAGAAATTTTCCTGGCAGAATTAGTTGCAGGTATTCAAGGGGTAGGGTCCCAAACTCGCGCTGCAGAAGAATACGTATCCCGCGTTAGACGCGTAGAAAGCCCGGTTGAACAGGAGATTTTACTAAAGAAAGGAGCTACGCACTTGGACCTGTCCTATGACCGCTTGGAAAAACTACTCAATTCCTTGGAAGCTGAAATTACTTCATCTTTTTCGGTTACTGAAGCTAAGCCTGAGGCCGCCCACGCTAAGGACCAAGTTGAGAAGCGTCAAGAAACTCCAACTGAAAGACAATTTAAGGCTTTGTGTTTTGAGCTTTTACTTGCGGCACTTTTTGATCACGGCACGCTCGATAAGCTTTGGGGCATTGATCAAGACAATCGTATTCGCGAGATCATTCCGGAGCGATTACTTTCAGTATTCGACAAACTACTAGCATTACGTTTAGGCAACGCTGAGTCGTGGCTGGATTCTGCAAGTGATGTTTCTAAGGTCGAAATGATTTTACGCGATCATAGTATCAGTGATGAGATTGTCTTACGTGAATTAAGGCGTAGACTGTTACTTGGTGGCGCACGAATCAATGCGGTGCTTGATGACATCGAGCGTTTTGCAGAAAGAATTCATTCGGATCGCGCGCAGGGCACTCAAGCAGACTTATCCCCTTTAGATTACGCACAACAGAAATTGATTAGCCGGAGAAAGCTAGAAGAATCATCGCGAATTAATAAGTAG
- a CDS encoding Hsp20/alpha crystallin family protein, which translates to MASFCDYTPASAKSRSLWGGDFDRLFYQSFGDILGNVSNTLKGYNKAFPAVEMRDTGKEFLVTLEAAGVDPKELDIAIEDGVLTVKGEKKHEHTEEDKGVFYSERSVGTFQRSFQLPDYVDAENVKTKSTNGVVTLTFGKLKEKAPKKIQIEA; encoded by the coding sequence ATGGCATCATTTTGTGACTATACACCAGCTAGCGCTAAATCACGTAGCTTATGGGGTGGAGACTTTGATCGCTTATTTTATCAATCTTTTGGGGATATTTTGGGCAATGTCTCAAACACCTTAAAAGGTTACAACAAAGCGTTCCCAGCCGTTGAAATGCGTGACACCGGGAAGGAATTCCTCGTAACGCTTGAAGCTGCTGGAGTAGATCCCAAGGAGCTTGATATTGCGATCGAAGATGGTGTGCTGACTGTTAAGGGCGAGAAAAAGCACGAGCATACGGAAGAAGATAAAGGGGTATTTTACTCAGAGCGATCAGTCGGAACATTTCAGCGTAGTTTTCAACTTCCTGATTATGTCGATGCAGAGAATGTAAAAACCAAAAGTACAAATGGAGTTGTAACTCTTACTTTTGGGAAGCTCAAAGAAAAAGCTCCGAAGAAAATTCAGATTGAAGCCTAA